Proteins encoded within one genomic window of Haematobia irritans isolate KBUSLIRL chromosome 5, ASM5000362v1, whole genome shotgun sequence:
- the LOC142239259 gene encoding zinc finger FYVE domain-containing protein 9-like, translating into MDGVSSMRVHASFNYSNSNYAIRLTDIYVIQHADWYNTNSSTLSVSTTSDVTRMTEQIARSTSMALVPFLDLLAASKNTKIGLRATLHQDNVCYEAGARGSKLPPLYMNALDNHLVPTLHDISSGIEEALILELIFYILNV; encoded by the exons ATGGATGGTGTATCAAGTATGCGCGTTCATGCTAGTTTTAATTATTCCAACTCAAACTATGCAATACGTTTAACCGATATATATGTGATTCAG CATGCTGATTGGTATAACACAAATTCATCAACATTGAGTGTGTCTACCACATCGGATGTAACACGAATGACCGAACAAATTGCCCGTAGTACATCTATGGCATTGGTACCATTCCTAGATCTTTTGGCAGCAagtaaaaatacgaaaattggcTTAAGAGCAACACTGCATCAGGATAAC GTGTGTTATGAAGCTGGTGCTCGTGGCTCAAAACTACCTCCTCTATATATGAATGCCCTTGATAACCATTTGGTTCCTACATTACACGATATCTCATCCGGCATAGAGGAGGCATTAATATTAGAATTAATCTTTTACATATTAAATGTTTAG